The DNA segment GTTTAGGGTCATTGCACTCCGCATCAGACACCACATTTCCATCGCAATCAACACATTGTACCTGACGGGTTTGAACGCCTCCGCCACATTGTTCGGAACATTCAGAAAAGGCACCTGTCAGCCAAGAATTTTCACAGCAAGGTTCAGTATTACAAGCCTGTGTTTCGGCTGGTTTAGGGTCATTGCACTCCGCATCAGACACCACATTTCCATCGCAATCAACACACTGTACCTGACGGGCTTGAACGCCTCCGCCACACTTTACTGAACAAGAGGAGTATGAACCCGTTTGCCATGTGTTATCACAAGCTACCTGCCCTATAAAAGAACCTGCTCCGGTACTATTGGTATTGCTCACTACTAATGTAGCTGCTTTTGTTTGCCCTGATATTATCAAATTTATTATAAGTACCAGTAAAAAAACTTTCTTTAAGAACCTTGACAGATCAATTACGGATAATTTCGCACTTGAATCCACATAATTTGAAATTGAAAAATACCTGGCTTTCATATAAGTGTTGTTTGAAGTGTGGAGTAATTAGATTTATACCTAAAATATAAAATTCCACACCATCAAACAAAATATTGTAGATTATTATTTTTTAAGACAGGGGTGTACATTAGAAAATTCCTTCTCCTTGCAGTAGGCACAACAGCGAGGAACCACTTCAAAATCAGGCATCTCGTTGCCTCTTTAAAAGTATGTAAACTCAAAAACACACAGAATACCCATGATACATGAACAACATGGGGTTAGTATAATAAATTATATGAAATGAGTTTTAGCTCATCGAATGCAAAGCCAGCCTATTGCCTTCGGAATCGGTGAACACACACATGTAGCCGTGTTCTGGAGAAATTTGCTTTTTAGGTACCTGAACCGAACCCCCGGCAGCTTCAACTCGATCCTGAAAGACCTGTAAATCGGGTTCGGCACTCATGTACACCAACGGCCCATTTTGCCCCGGTTTGTAAAAATCAGGATGTTGGCAAAGCGCACAGCCTACATCCTTGTGCGGAAAAACACCCATTTTGAGTTCGCCCAGATCCATAGCGTGAATTTCGGTATCAAAAACTGTTTCATAGAAATTTTTGGCACGTTCAAAATCCAAGACCGGAATTTCAAACCACTGTGTCCATGATTTTTGGTTTGCTACTGAGTCTTTCATACTAATTAATTTTTAGCGAAATACAAATCTAACAAATGATTATATTTTTCCAAGCCTTTTCAATTCCCAGAAACATTTTGCAGTGGCATTGATATCGGCAGCGGCATTGTGGGCTTCCTCAAAATCACTTCCAAAAAGTTTGTAGTGCAATTCTGAAAGTTTGGGCCATTTGAACCCATAACGACCGGGAATGCGGCAAAAGTCTGTGCTTTTGTGCATGGTGCAGATTTTTGGTTTTTTGGCAGTGATGTCCTCCATTTGGTGCCTCAAAAATTCCGAGCCCATAATTTTCTCGTCAAAGCTGATATTGTGCGCCACCAAAAATTTTGACTCATCAATAAAGTCATGAAATTCTTCCAAAACACCTTGAATTTCAACGCCTTCATCCAACGCTCTTTCGGTTGTAATTCCATGTACCCGTGCCGCATCATTGGGTATTGTAAACCCATCGGGTCTGATGATATAGTCACCGCCCTCGATTTTATTGCCCGCATCGTCATACAACAGAAAAGCCAATTGCACGAGCCGTGGCCAGTTGTTCAAATCGCTAACAGGTGCTTTCCAGCTTCTGGGCAACCCAGTGGTTTCGGTATCGAAAAAAAGGTACATTTTGTGGTGAATTTGGTGTTTTTCAAAGATAATGGAATGTTGTGAATCTGTAAGAATAGTAGGGGGTTACTTTTTTTTATGAAAAGTTAAATTGAAACTGTCATCAGACCGTAACAAAGTGGAATGAAGAATCTGGTTGGTTTAAGGAAATTGCCACTATCCCCAATGCTGGCGCAATGAGGAGCAGGCAATGAGCAAAACCCGCTTGTGCCTTTGTTGGTAAAAATTTTGAAGCAGGGCATGCATCAACTTTATTAAAACTTTAATAGCGCAATCCATTAATTAAGATTTTGGCCAAAATCTTAATTAGCGAATATCCTTAGTTAAGTTTTTTGAATTTTTCTTAACTTAGACAAAAATTAGTTAAGCAAATCATGAAAAACTTTATATCTGGTACTTACATCAATCAGGGATATTACAAAGCTTTTATTCCAGAGAAAATCAATCGAAAGTGGGAACTTAGCGATATGGAAGTAATTCAGCTATTGAGCCAAGCTGATCGACAATTGGGGAGGTTGGACATGTATTCCGAGTATGTAAATATTGATCTGTACATAAGTATGCACATAGCCAAAGAAGCGACACAATCCTCTCGCATTGAAGGTACACAGACGAAAATGGAAGAGGCTTTTATGAAAGAAAAAAACATCCAACAGGAATACAGGGATGACTGGCAGGAGGTGCAAAATTACATAGCTGCAATGAACGAAGCCATATTGTTACTGCATCGACTGCCCTTTTCAAGTCGCTTAATCCGTCAAACACACAAAGTATTGATGCAGGGTGTGCGTGGAGTCCATAAAATGCCAGGTGAGTTCAGGAGCAGTCAAAACTGGATTGGAGGAGCTACCTTGAACGATGCCATATTTATACCTCCCCCCCATTCACAAATTCACGACCTGATGAGCGATCTGGAGAAGTTTGCTCACAATTTAAACACACAATTGCCTGATTTGATTAAGATTGCTATTATGCATTATCAGTTTGAAACCATTCACCCTTTTTTGGATGGAAATGGGCGTATTGGCCGATTGATTAACACGCTTTACCTTGTCAGCAAAGGAATACTAAAACAACCTATATTATATCTTTCCGATTTTTTTGAGCGACACCGTCAATTGTATTATGACAATCTAATGCACGTTCGTAAAAGTAATGACATAAACCAATGGCTAAAATTCTTTTTAACCGGTATTATTGAAACTGCCAAGCAGGGCATCGATACATTTAATGGTATTCTGCAATTGCAGAAAAATATTGAAAACCAATTGAAATCATTTGGAAGCAGGGCATCTGACGGATTTAAAATAATTCAATACCTCTACTCACACCCAATTATTGATGTAGCCAAAGCGACAGAAATAATAGACAAAACAAATGTTAGTGCCTATAAAGTGATTGCCGAACTTGAGAAAAGTAAAATAATAAAGGAAATTACCGGAGCGCAAAGAGGGAAAGTGTATTTATTCAAAGATTATGTTGATTTATTTCAAAATCAAAAATAATTTAATTGAAACTATCATTTATACCGTAGCAAAGCGAAGGGAAGAAACTGGTTGGTTTTATAAGACACTATCTTAGCCCCCGCTAGCACCCCACAAGTATTAATTTGGTCAGCCTCAAGCTGTTAAATGAATTCATACTATGGCTCGGAGTCATAGTGTGAATGGCTACAAACCAAAAAAATCATTACTTAGACTTACTCCGCTTTTCTTCCTCCGCCTTTTCCTCCTTCTCCACCTCTTCCTTGTACTCATCCTTAATGGTCTTTTTCCAAAGCGGCATTTTCAGAAGATATGCTTCCCTGCCAATCAAATGGGAAGAAACGGGCGTAGTGAGCAACAAAAAGAAAACTACCAAAACGGCATTGATGACCACTGGAAGGGTATTGAAATAAATACAACAACCCAGCATAATCAATCCGATCTTAAAGGTAACGGCCTTGGTAACAGCCGACATGCGCGTGTAAATATCCGGCAAACGAAACAGACCCAGCGATGCCATAAACATCAAAAAAACACCTAGGTAAACCAATACCAAACAAATTATTTCGCTAATCATCTTTCCTCCTGTATCTGATATAATATGAAAAAGCAACTATGGCAAAAAAACCGATCAATGCCAGTACCACCGCTATATCCAAAAACATGGGACTGTCCGTAATCATGGCGTAGATGCCAATGACCCCGATCAAATTGGCCGTCATCAAATCAAAAGTAACCACCCTGTCAATAAAAGAAGGACCAATGATGAAGCGCACCATCGTAATGAAAAACGCTACGATCAAAGCCAAAAGGGCTACCAGTAAAAGTATTTGAAAATAAGTCATCTCGTAATTGCCAATATTCGTTTTTCAAATCCATTCTTGATTTCCCACTTAGCAGCTTCAATATCCCCTTTTGGTACATTGATGGTGTGGAAATACAAAAACTTTTTATCGGGACTGATGTCCAGCGTAAGCGTGCCCGGAGTTAATGTTATCAAATTCGCCAGCAGCGCAATTTCCAAATCGCTTTTCAAATCCAGCGGCAGTGCCAAAACAGCCGATTCAAACTGTAATCCGGGTGTAATGACATAATAGATAATTTCCAAATTGGACAAGATCAATTCTTTTGTAAAATAGAAAAACAACAAAATGGAATTGAAAAACTGCCTGAAATATTTGCGGCTGTATAGCACACTGCTCAGCCAAAGCAAAAACAATATTCCCAGGTAAAAGCAAAACTCCACAATACCAGAATACTGCCCTGCAATCTGTTCGTGAAGCAGCAAACTGAGTAGAATCGTAATGGCTATATGTGCAAAAAATATTTTCATCTCATTTTATTTGGAACGCACCTGCCTGTCGGCAAAGGCAGGGATTACGCAGATACTTATAATGCATTGTGATTTTTTCTGCGATTATCATAACAATCAGCGTCATCAGTGTTCCATTTTTATTTCGATAATACCATTTCAATATATAAACTTTGATTCATCAATTGTTCTGCTGCAATCATGGCATATTTCATCAATGGTGCAGAGTGAAATCCAATAAACAAAGTTGCAGCAGCCATAATTACAATGGGCAGCAACATCGGCCAATAGGTCTTGAACAAAGCCGCTTCTCCCCCAACCCGATCTACCGCTGTTTCACCCGGATCTTTTTTCCAAAAGGCATTGTTCCAGATTTTCGTCATGGAATAAAGCGTTAAAATCCCGGTTATCAAAGCAATGGCAACGGCAAAATAAGCCTCTGTTTCAAAACCCGCTTTTATTAAAATAAATTTAGCCCAAAATCCAGACAAGGGCGGCAAGCCGGCAAGGGAAAATGCAGGAATCAAAAACAATAAAGAGAGCAGTGGAAAATGTCTGTAAAGCCCACCAATTTCGTCCAAAACAGAACTGCCCTTGATTTTTTCAACCACACCCGCAATCAAAAATAAATTGGTTTTCACTATGATGTGGTGGATGATGTAAAACACCGTGCCCGCAATGGCAAAGGGCGTAAACAGCGCAATGCCCAAAACCATGTAGCCAATTTGGCTGATGATATGAAAAGACAGAATCTTGCGCATACTCCCCATAGAAACCGCGCCCAAAACACCGCTCAGCATGGTTAGCAATGCAGCTACCAGCAAAATAGTATGGGTATAATCAATGTCCTGCACAAAAATAAGCGTGAAAAAACGCAGTAAAGTATAAACACCAACTTTGGTGAGCAATCCGGCAAAAATTGCAGAAACAGCAATGGGCGGAGTGGGGTATGAAGCGGGCAACCAGAAATACACGGGGAACATGGCCGACTTAATGGCAAATGGCAGCAAAAACAGCATGGCCGCAACGGTAATCAGAGGATCGCTGCTGTTTTCCCTAAAATACAATGCCACGTCCGCCATATTCAAACTGCCCGTGAGCCCATACACCATGGCCACGCCTATCAACAAAAATGAAGAGGCAATGAAACTGAGCAGCATATATTTTACGCTCCCGATCAATTGTTGCTTGCCATTTCCCAACGCCAACAATACAAAGGAGGCGATCAACATGACCTCAAACCACACATACAAATTGAAAATATCCCCGGCAATAAATGCTCCGTTCA comes from the Chitinophagales bacterium genome and includes:
- a CDS encoding Na+/H+ antiporter subunit E; translation: MKIFFAHIAITILLSLLLHEQIAGQYSGIVEFCFYLGILFLLWLSSVLYSRKYFRQFFNSILLFFYFTKELILSNLEIIYYVITPGLQFESAVLALPLDLKSDLEIALLANLITLTPGTLTLDISPDKKFLYFHTINVPKGDIEAAKWEIKNGFEKRILAITR
- a CDS encoding 3'-5' exonuclease — its product is MYLFFDTETTGLPRSWKAPVSDLNNWPRLVQLAFLLYDDAGNKIEGGDYIIRPDGFTIPNDAARVHGITTERALDEGVEIQGVLEEFHDFIDESKFLVAHNISFDEKIMGSEFLRHQMEDITAKKPKICTMHKSTDFCRIPGRYGFKWPKLSELHYKLFGSDFEEAHNAAADINATAKCFWELKRLGKI
- a CDS encoding VOC family protein encodes the protein MKDSVANQKSWTQWFEIPVLDFERAKNFYETVFDTEIHAMDLGELKMGVFPHKDVGCALCQHPDFYKPGQNGPLVYMSAEPDLQVFQDRVEAAGGSVQVPKKQISPEHGYMCVFTDSEGNRLALHSMS
- a CDS encoding proton-conducting transporter membrane subunit, giving the protein MHIQAALLLPILLPFLTAVLCLFLRKNTRAQHVVSLIGSLSLVAAAVFLIDQTETHEIIVLNIAGWELPYGIALVSDMLAALMVGISAFVGLMANIYSFQNIDERRKEFGFFTFFHFLLMGVNGAFIAGDIFNLYVWFEVMLIASFVLLALGNGKQQLIGSVKYMLLSFIASSFLLIGVAMVYGLTGSLNMADVALYFRENSSDPLITVAAMLFLLPFAIKSAMFPVYFWLPASYPTPPIAVSAIFAGLLTKVGVYTLLRFFTLIFVQDIDYTHTILLVAALLTMLSGVLGAVSMGSMRKILSFHIISQIGYMVLGIALFTPFAIAGTVFYIIHHIIVKTNLFLIAGVVEKIKGSSVLDEIGGLYRHFPLLSLLFLIPAFSLAGLPPLSGFWAKFILIKAGFETEAYFAVAIALITGILTLYSMTKIWNNAFWKKDPGETAVDRVGGEAALFKTYWPMLLPIVIMAAATLFIGFHSAPLMKYAMIAAEQLMNQSLYIEMVLSK
- a CDS encoding Fic family protein, producing the protein MKNFISGTYINQGYYKAFIPEKINRKWELSDMEVIQLLSQADRQLGRLDMYSEYVNIDLYISMHIAKEATQSSRIEGTQTKMEEAFMKEKNIQQEYRDDWQEVQNYIAAMNEAILLLHRLPFSSRLIRQTHKVLMQGVRGVHKMPGEFRSSQNWIGGATLNDAIFIPPPHSQIHDLMSDLEKFAHNLNTQLPDLIKIAIMHYQFETIHPFLDGNGRIGRLINTLYLVSKGILKQPILYLSDFFERHRQLYYDNLMHVRKSNDINQWLKFFLTGIIETAKQGIDTFNGILQLQKNIENQLKSFGSRASDGFKIIQYLYSHPIIDVAKATEIIDKTNVSAYKVIAELEKSKIIKEITGAQRGKVYLFKDYVDLFQNQK
- a CDS encoding thrombospondin type-1 domain-containing protein, whose product is MKARYFSISNYVDSSAKLSVIDLSRFLKKVFLLVLIINLIISGQTKAATLVVSNTNSTGAGSFIGQVACDNTWQTGSYSSCSVKCGGGVQARQVQCVDCDGNVVSDAECNDPKPAETQACNTEPCCENSWLTGAFSECSEQCGGGVQTRQVQCVDCDGNVVSDAECNDPK
- the mnhG gene encoding monovalent cation/H(+) antiporter subunit G, coding for MISEIICLVLVYLGVFLMFMASLGLFRLPDIYTRMSAVTKAVTFKIGLIMLGCCIYFNTLPVVINAVLVVFFLLLTTPVSSHLIGREAYLLKMPLWKKTIKDEYKEEVEKEEKAEEEKRSKSK
- a CDS encoding monovalent cation/H+ antiporter complex subunit F, giving the protein MTYFQILLLVALLALIVAFFITMVRFIIGPSFIDRVVTFDLMTANLIGVIGIYAMITDSPMFLDIAVVLALIGFFAIVAFSYYIRYRRKDD